In the genome of Cryptomeria japonica chromosome 8, Sugi_1.0, whole genome shotgun sequence, one region contains:
- the LOC131046370 gene encoding uncharacterized protein LOC131046370, with protein sequence MAGFNLQSARELQHFSHPHILKLSTWNGGAPGDQLNCKGCIKPIANGLIYSCKPCNFYLHLSCAQIPQQINHPADNHVLNLLSSPWAYSEGPCLCDACGQEMKQGFSFHCSLCRLDLHPSCANLPMKFNHPHHPEHTLALCFVPPYPDKSFICDVCKQFGRGLWHYHCSECQYDSHVTCTQITSLRERVINEFLENYMREISQRGLMGGHMPMGNPHYMGRSYSYPLRYSGFPQPSMFNNTSSFHVQQQQRPPFPSAYGNGNHSTFGRSGMENMVQNIMQGGTSNNFDFVNMINPGGGNGGGRSEDMSSILNMISQGGGGNGLDIFGNLNGLGGGNDGGLDILRNLSGLGDFSSVIGSMFGFGFF encoded by the coding sequence ATGGCCGGATTCAATTTGCAGAGTGCTAGAGAGCTTCAGCATTTCAGCCATCCTCATATCTTGAAGCTGAGCACCTGGAATGGAGGAGCACCAGGTGACCAACTGAACTGTAAAGGATGCATCAAACCCATTGCGAATGGATTGATCTATAGTTGTAAGCCCTGCaatttttatcttcacttaagCTGTGCACAAATCCCACAGCAAATCAACCATCCTGCTGACAATCATGTTCTCAATTTGCTTTCTAGTCCATGGGCTTATTCTGAAGGTCCCTGTTTATGTGATGCATGTGGGCAAGAAATGAAGCAAGGATTTTCCTTTCATTGCAGTCTCTGCCGATTAGATCTGCATCCTTCATGTGCAAATCTGCCCATGAAGTTTAATCACCCACATCATCCTGAACACACATTGGCTCTCTGTTTCGTTCCTCCCTATCCAGACAAATCTTTTATCTGCGATGTGTGCAAACAATTTGGCCGAGGGTTATGGCATTATCATTGTTCTGAGTGTCAGTACGATTCACATGTGACCTGCACCCAAATAACTTCTCTAAGAGAGCGTGTGATTAATGAGTTTCTTGAGAATTATATGAGAGAAATAAGCCAAAGAGGACTAATGGGTGGTCATATGCCCATGGGGAATCCTCATTATATGGGGAGAAGTTACAGTTATCCTCTCAGATATTCGGGATTTCCTCAGCCATCTATGTTTAACAATACATCGTCCTTTCATGTGCAGCAGCAGCAACGTCCACCATTTCCATCTGCATATGGTAATGGGAATCACAGTACTTTTGGAAGGTCGGGAATGGAAAACATGGTGCAGAATATAATGCAGGGAGGCACTTCAAACAATTTTGATTTTGTGAATATGATCAATCCAGGAGGAGGTAATGGTGGTGGTAGATCGGAGGACATGTCTAGTATTTTGAATATGATCAGTCAAGGAGGAGGAGGTAATGGTCTGGATATATTTGGGAATCTGAATGGTTTGGGAGGAGGTAATGATGGTGGTCTGGATATTTTGAGGAATCTGAGTGGTTTGGGAGATTTTTCAAGTGTTATTGGATCTATGTTTGGCTTCGGATTCTTTTGA